ACGGAGTAGAAAATATTATCGAATTGCCCCTTAACGAATTTGAACACCAAGAATTCACAAACGGAGTTAAAAATGTAAAAGAGGCAATCTCTCTTCTGCCGCTTTAACTTGTTTGCATGGTTTATGGATCTAAGAAATATTCTATTAGACTATTACAATAACAAGAAAAGCCTTGATGAAGTGATCAAATCTATTTCACTTTTTTCTGTTGAATACATCGAGAATGATGTAGCTCAAATTGATATTAACCGCGATTTTAGAAAATCTATTCCAGAGATTATTCTGGCGTCAAGCAAAAAATCTAGCGAATTAGTGATCATTATTAATCGAATCCTCGAGAAGAAAGGCTATGTCCTTGTGAGTAAAATTAAGCCTTTGGTAGTAGGCAAGTTAGAAGATTATTATGGCAAAAAGGGTCTTATAGTAGACAGAAGCCGCAATGGAACTTCATTATTAATCTATGACTCGATATCTTCTCTTCCTGTAAGTAGAGGTGGTAAAGTGGGAATCATCTGTGCTGGGACTTCTGATGTGGGGATTGCTGAAGAGGCACGCTTGGCAACTTTGGCAATGGGTTGCACGTCTTATCTTGCTTATGATGTGGGAATAGCTGGGATTCACAGATTGCTCAATTCATTGAAGCAAATGATGTCAAGTGATATTGATGTGATAGTAGCAGTTGCCGGAATGGAGGGGGCACTTCCAGCTGTAGTAACCTCTTTGGTATCAGTTCCGGTAATAGGAGTGCCTTGTTCTGTTGGATATGGTTATGGGGATAATGGTACAGGTGCTTTGGCGTCTATGCTTCAGACCTGTTCATTTGGTCTTTCTGTTGTAAATATAGACAACGGAATAGGGGGAGGCATTTTTGCAAGTATAATCGCTAACAAGGGCCGGTAGAGAGTAAAAATACATTCATGATGTCTATGCAAAATGTATTTTAACCTTAGAATTTTTTGAGTCATTTGTAAGGTTTTTGATGTTGACAGCAGGTAAATTATTTGTTAAAACCTTTCGTATTTTCGATACGAGGAAAGATGACAATTTAACTAATGTTCAACTAATTGCCATGATGCAGACATGTGAAGATCTAATGGACTTTCCTTCCGATTGGGTTATCAGCATTTCAAAACTTTAACAGGATCTTCAAGTAACCATTTGCGAAAACTTAGGTTCACTGCTTTGTATAATCATACTTTTTTTCATGACTGAAAGTTTAACGATGATTAGAGTTGGAATCCAAATTGTACCAGGGCTTTTGGACTTGGTATAAAGTCTATCCTTCAAAACAAACTCAAAATGATTCAAATATTTTGGTTGATTGGCGGATTTAAAATGAATCTTATTTCAAGTTTGATGATAGGTGTGATCACTTAATTGGTCAGCATTATTTATTTTGTCTACTGTTTTAAAACGTTTATAAGAGATTTAAGAGAGTTTTTTTGATTGTTAGTATAAAGGAGAAGAGGTAATGAATGTCTTACATTAAAACGCTTAAAAGAATAAGAAATAATAAAACAAATTATAGAAAAAGAAAGGCTGTGTTAATTAGCAAAAGAAATTTCATAACGGTAAGAATAAGTAATCAAAATATTCACTGTCAATTAATCAAACCGGCAATAAAAGGTGATATCGTCCTCTCGTTTTCCAGTAGTAAGGAACTGACTAAATTTG
This Candidatus Nitrosocosmicus oleophilus DNA region includes the following protein-coding sequences:
- the larB gene encoding nickel pincer cofactor biosynthesis protein LarB, encoding MDLRNILLDYYNNKKSLDEVIKSISLFSVEYIENDVAQIDINRDFRKSIPEIILASSKKSSELVIIINRILEKKGYVLVSKIKPLVVGKLEDYYGKKGLIVDRSRNGTSLLIYDSISSLPVSRGGKVGIICAGTSDVGIAEEARLATLAMGCTSYLAYDVGIAGIHRLLNSLKQMMSSDIDVIVAVAGMEGALPAVVTSLVSVPVIGVPCSVGYGYGDNGTGALASMLQTCSFGLSVVNIDNGIGGGIFASIIANKGR